A stretch of Streptomyces vietnamensis DNA encodes these proteins:
- a CDS encoding fumarylacetoacetate hydrolase family protein yields the protein MRIARFSIDGNVAFGAVEGEGTVESGGLVLDIIKGIPYTDFELSGTKVPLSKVRLLPPVLPNKVVAIGRNYAEHAAELGNEVPDVPVAFFKPTTSVIGPGDAIEYPSFSNELHHEAELAVVIGRMCREVPRERVKDVIFGYTCANDVTARDAQQREKQWARAKGFDTSCPLGPWVETDLDPSDLTIQATVNGEQRQLGRTSDMIRSIEDLVVHITEAMTLLPGDVILTGTPAGVGPLNVGDEVAVTIEGIGTLTNKVIKRG from the coding sequence GTGCGCATCGCCAGATTCTCCATCGACGGCAATGTGGCCTTCGGCGCCGTCGAGGGCGAGGGAACCGTCGAGTCCGGCGGCCTCGTCCTCGACATCATCAAGGGCATCCCGTACACCGACTTCGAGCTCAGCGGCACCAAGGTCCCGCTCAGCAAGGTACGGCTCCTGCCGCCCGTGCTCCCCAACAAGGTCGTGGCCATCGGCCGCAACTACGCCGAGCACGCCGCCGAACTCGGCAACGAGGTCCCCGACGTCCCCGTCGCCTTCTTCAAGCCCACCACCTCGGTGATCGGCCCCGGCGACGCCATCGAGTACCCCTCCTTCTCCAACGAGCTGCACCACGAGGCCGAACTGGCCGTGGTCATCGGCCGCATGTGCCGCGAGGTCCCCCGCGAGCGCGTGAAGGACGTCATCTTCGGCTACACCTGCGCCAACGACGTCACCGCCCGCGACGCCCAGCAGCGCGAGAAGCAGTGGGCCCGCGCCAAGGGCTTCGACACCTCCTGCCCCCTGGGCCCCTGGGTGGAGACCGACCTCGACCCGAGCGACCTGACCATCCAGGCCACGGTCAACGGCGAACAGCGCCAGCTGGGTCGTACGAGCGACATGATCCGCTCCATCGAGGACCTGGTCGTCCACATCACCGAGGCCATGACGCTGCTCCCGGGCGACGTCATCCTCACCGGCACCCCCGCCGGGGTCGGCCCCCTCAACGTCGGCGACGAAGTCGCCGTCACCATCGAAGGCATCGGCACTCTCACCAACAAGGTGATCAAGCGTGGCTAA
- the gltX gene encoding glutamate--tRNA ligase, translated as MANANIRVRFCPSPTGNPHVGLVRTALFNWAFARHNQGTMVFRIEDTDAARDSEESYNQLLDSLKWLGLDWDEGPEVGGPHAPYRQSQRMDIYKDVADKLLAGGYAYHCFCTAVELEARRDAARLAGKPSGYDGTCRNLSAERIERYRAEGRESIVRFKMPDEPITFTDLVRGELTFTPDNVPDYGILRANGAPLYTLVNPVDDALMEITHVLRGEDLLSSTPRQIALYKALIELGVAKEIPSFGHLPYVMGEGNKKLSKRDPQASLNLYRERGFLPSGLLNYLSLLGWSFSADRDLFTIPEMVEKFDIADVNANPARFDLKKAESINADHIRMLNVKAFAEACEPWLQAPHAPWAPEDFDQDAWEAIAPHAQTRLTVLSDITANVDFLFLKEPVFDQPSWDKAMKGEPAALLTTAREKLVDADWNDPESLKNAVLAAGEAHGLKLGKAQAPVRVAVTGRTVGLPLFESLEILGKEKTLARIDATLAKLAG; from the coding sequence GTGGCTAACGCGAACATCCGCGTCCGTTTCTGTCCCTCCCCGACCGGCAACCCCCACGTGGGCCTGGTCCGCACCGCCCTCTTCAACTGGGCCTTCGCCCGGCACAACCAGGGCACCATGGTCTTCCGCATCGAGGACACCGACGCCGCTCGCGACTCCGAGGAGTCGTACAACCAGCTGCTCGACTCCCTCAAGTGGCTCGGCCTCGACTGGGACGAGGGCCCCGAGGTCGGCGGCCCCCACGCGCCGTACCGCCAGTCCCAGCGGATGGACATCTACAAGGACGTCGCCGACAAGCTGCTCGCCGGCGGCTACGCGTACCACTGCTTCTGCACCGCAGTGGAGCTGGAGGCCCGCCGTGACGCCGCCCGCCTGGCCGGCAAGCCGTCCGGCTACGACGGCACCTGCCGCAACCTGAGCGCCGAGCGCATCGAGCGCTACCGCGCCGAGGGCCGCGAGTCCATCGTCCGCTTCAAGATGCCCGACGAGCCGATCACCTTCACCGACCTGGTCCGCGGCGAGCTCACCTTCACCCCGGACAACGTGCCGGACTACGGCATCCTCCGGGCCAACGGCGCCCCGCTGTACACGCTCGTCAACCCGGTCGACGACGCCCTGATGGAGATCACCCACGTCCTGCGCGGCGAGGACCTGCTCTCCTCCACCCCGCGCCAGATCGCGCTCTACAAGGCGCTGATCGAGCTCGGCGTCGCCAAGGAGATCCCCTCCTTCGGCCACCTGCCGTACGTGATGGGCGAGGGCAACAAGAAGCTCTCCAAGCGCGACCCGCAGGCCTCCCTCAACCTCTACCGGGAGCGCGGCTTCCTCCCCTCGGGCCTGCTGAACTACCTGTCGCTCCTCGGCTGGTCCTTCTCGGCCGACCGCGACCTCTTCACCATTCCCGAGATGGTGGAGAAGTTCGACATCGCCGACGTCAACGCCAACCCGGCGCGCTTCGACCTCAAGAAGGCCGAGTCGATCAACGCCGACCACATCCGGATGCTGAACGTGAAGGCCTTCGCCGAGGCCTGCGAGCCCTGGCTCCAGGCCCCGCACGCCCCCTGGGCGCCGGAGGACTTCGACCAGGACGCCTGGGAGGCCATCGCGCCGCACGCCCAGACCCGCCTGACCGTCCTCTCGGACATCACGGCCAACGTCGACTTCCTCTTCCTGAAGGAGCCGGTCTTCGACCAGCCCTCCTGGGACAAGGCCATGAAGGGCGAGCCCGCGGCCCTCCTGACCACCGCCCGCGAGAAGCTGGTGGACGCCGACTGGAACGACCCCGAGTCCCTCAAGAACGCCGTCCTGGCCGCCGGCGAGGCCCACGGCCTCAAGCTCGGCAAGGCCCAGGCCCCGGTCCGCGTCGCCGTCACCGGCCGCACGGTCGGCCTGCCGCTCTTCGAGTCCCTGGAGATCCTGGGCAAGGAGAAGACCCTGGCCCGCATCGACGCGACCCTGGCGAAGCTCGCCGGCTGA
- a CDS encoding HAD family hydrolase: MTIRAVLWDIDDTIFDYASADRTGMRAHLAAEGLLDAWGSVEEALRRWKELTELHWRRYEAEGGDFREQRRGRVRDFLGRPALTAAEADDWFDRYVVHYEAAWELFPDAVPVLDLLARDYRHGVLSNSSIHNQDHKLRALGVRDRFEAVVCAAELGVAKPAPAAFHAACAALDLRPHQVAYVGDQPDIDARGAVEAGLRGIWLDRAGTGGRPELTRITDLRQLPALLRADTRFGAPSTFG, encoded by the coding sequence ATGACCATCCGCGCGGTGCTCTGGGACATCGACGACACGATCTTCGACTACGCGAGCGCCGACAGGACCGGGATGCGGGCGCACCTCGCCGCCGAGGGGCTGCTCGACGCGTGGGGATCCGTCGAGGAGGCCCTGCGGCGCTGGAAGGAGCTCACGGAGCTGCACTGGCGCCGGTACGAGGCCGAGGGCGGGGACTTCCGGGAGCAGCGGCGCGGGCGCGTGCGGGACTTCCTCGGGCGGCCGGCGCTCACCGCCGCCGAGGCCGACGACTGGTTCGACCGGTACGTGGTCCATTACGAGGCCGCCTGGGAGCTGTTCCCCGACGCCGTGCCCGTCCTCGACCTGCTTGCCCGTGACTACCGTCACGGAGTGCTGTCCAACTCCAGCATCCACAACCAGGACCACAAGCTCCGCGCCCTCGGCGTACGGGACCGCTTCGAGGCCGTGGTGTGCGCCGCCGAGCTCGGGGTGGCCAAGCCGGCCCCGGCGGCCTTCCACGCCGCCTGCGCCGCCCTGGACCTGCGCCCTCACCAGGTGGCGTACGTCGGGGACCAGCCGGACATCGACGCCCGGGGCGCCGTGGAGGCGGGCCTCCGGGGGATCTGGCTGGACCGCGCGGGGACCGGCGGGAGGCCCGAGCTGACCCGGATCACCGACCTCCGGCAGCTGCCCGCGCTGCTGCGTGCGGATACGCGTTTTGGAGCACCGTCCACCTTCGGGTAA